The DNA sequence CCTAAAGTATTATATGATGGTGAAGGTAACTTGAGATATTTTGGAGAAAGCTCACCATtgtcttttcttttccaatgTCGTAgtgtttttgttgataaaattggAGACTCAAATTTCACATTAGAAAATAACGATTCATTGGAAGTTATTGAAGATTCTGATGAATCTTACGAAGTAATACAAGTTGCCCTTCCTAGCCGTCAAATATTGGACgacattatcaaaattttttatagAAACATTCAACAGGCAGTctattttgtaaatattgatttcttcaaaacCCAAGTTATTGATCCAGTTTACGAAAATTATAGTGACTGCACACCAGGTAAAATTGCCCTTGTCAATCTAGTTATCGCAGTTGGATTATTATACGCTGAAAACACAAACGATCCATTAGTGAACCTTTTGCAATCGCCAACTATGCGATCATCAGCCTATTTTGAGTTTGGGTTCTTTTTAGCTAAAAAACATATGACCAAAGGTGAATTATGGATAACCGAGGCATTTGCCTTGGCATTTTGTTATTACACTTCTAAACAACAACGTAACTCGGCTTGGCTAATGTTAGGTATGGCAATTCGAAACGCACAAGCATTAGGATTGCACAGAAAATTCATAAATGAGTCATTTAGGGATCATAATTATAGAACTCATCGAAGAAGGCTATTTAAATCCTTGTATATGCTAGATCGCATTCATTCAGTATTACTAGGTCGTCCATTGATcattgatgattatgacTGGGATGACTTTGATAGTGAAGATATTTATGATCTTGATTCGGATAAAAACCCAATAAAAGATCCACGATTCGAATGCATAATACAAGCATGCAAAGTGTCAAAATTGACTGGGAAGGTAATACGAAATTATTATCTAGATGGAATAATCAATCCATATAAAGCAGAAAAATTGGCAATAGAACTAAAGTTGTGGTCACTCAGCTTGCCTGAATACCTTCagattgataaaattttcaGACCAGAGACTGTCAATAAAATGCCATTATTAACTATGCACTTGTCACAATTATATTCCATTGTATTGTTATGTCGACCATTTTTCATGTTTGTTATAATGAATAAAAAGCACAAAAAACATTCCACTAAGAAAGCTAATGGcgaaaatttacaaaagaGACCCAAAACAAGATTAGAGACTTCAATGTGTAATTTCTGTAAGGCAACCACCAAGTCATCGACATTAATCATTCAAATGGTTGAGAACTATATAATTTCAACTAATAAGTTAAAGTCGGCAAGAGCTGAACTGAATGGGTTGATACATACTTGTTTAATGGCCAGTTTAATTGTTGGTTTATCGATTTTATTCCTTGAAAATAATGGATATAGTATTGAAGATGGATATTCATCAAGTCAGttaatgaaatatttaaattcatcaaaacagattttcaaattttttgataGAGTGAACAATGCATTATCAATGAAATTtcataatataattgaaaaaatgcAATTGGCATTGatgaataaattcaatCTTGACGTCAATGGTGATAggattatcaatttgaatGAGAGTCAACAAGGACAACATACACATGACATAGTACCACAATCGCAACCAACGgtgccaccaccaccaccaccatcacaatcgcaaccacaaccacaacaaacTCAACCTAATGGAAACATAGCAAATTATAATTCCAACTATAACAACCAAGATAATACTACAATGAAAGCGGAGGTGGTAACAAATCTACCTACTTCATTCAACGAAGATTATGATAGATTTATTGATACATTTGGTAACTTGCCgaatttttattcttcAAATCATAATTATGGCAATAACTCACACCAATACCAAACGAATGGTGTTGATTACTATAATGCCAACAATTACCACAACAATGCACAAAAAcataatggtaataattaTAGCAATCATGCAATGAACCATCTGCCAGAATCTGTGACTAGTTCCACAAATTTATCTTCATCGAGTAGTAGTTATTCGAATCCGACTTATCATCAAGACCCAACCAAGAATAATTTGACAACAGATTCATTAGATGTGTTTATGTATAATGTCGAATTGAGTGATATTTTATACGATGTGAAACCTAATTGAGATATAGAATTTGCGTGTGTGTATAGatttaatatattgattaaaataaataactttataaaataaataaaaactGATTAACgaactaactaactaaataaataaataaataaattatttgataataatgacaaCAAGAATagcgaaaaaaaaaaaggaaaaatcATAGAAgcaatgaatgaatgaatgaacGACGGAATCATCAACATATTAAAGTATTCTTATCTTTTAACCATTCAAATTAgcttcattatcaattaaatattttctaatttctgATAAACTATCTCCTAATTTCTTAAATACGCAaacttttaaatttaaatcataaatataattcaaaacattttctcccatttttaatatatataaagtCTTTTCTAATCCAAAATCTTGtgattgatgttgattttgtttagtACCATTGTCTGTAGTATTAGTAGTAATATTATGATGATCCGAAGATAATACATTACCATTATAAAGATACAAGTTTGTGAATTCTTGTTCTAATTTTATCGATAAtgcattattattgttattaacaccaccaccaccaccaccaccaccacctcctCCAGTTGTTTGATAtctcaatttcaaaaaactTTCAAGTCTTTCTAACAATTTAAGAACCATACTATACCtatgatttaattcaaatattaaatcaGTATTAGCAAATGGTGAtgcattattatcattctTACGCATAACGTATACTGAAAATATTGACAACACAGCAAATGCATGAAATAACATTTGTGCTTGAATCAAATTGCttgatttttcaacttcttcaaatATATCAAGATTAATATGTTTCTCAAAATATGACATggtattttctttatcataTCGTagttcatcatcaataaatcGTGAacattcttcttttttggaATTACCATTATTGTCCATATTCAAATACCCAAAATCAGTATCAAATGcagaaattaattgatcacCATTGctttcattgttgttgttgttgttgttgttaatcTTATTGTTGCTTTCACAGGTATGGTCATTCTTactttgatttttattattactgtTTGAGTCTTCaactttaaataaaatcaacttGAGTACCAGTATACAACAATCAGCAAGTTtcaaataatcataatcacTAATTGAGTTAAGTGGATTCGCTGTGCTATGGGCATCCAAAAGACGATGATAGTTTTGTGTCAAGTCATCATAATTTTTAAGCCAACTTTGTTCTTTAAGCAATTTAAGATCTATTAAAGATGAAATTTTGGTAAAACTAACTAATAAAgcataatcaattttttccatATCTTTATTGGCAGGTAATCTAAAACAGTTGAACCCCATTCCATTATTGGAAGGATAAAACTTAGTTAAATAATCCAACACTTTGAATGTATCTACTTCTTTCATCTCTTGATATTGCTTGATTTCGTATATACCATGCACCAAACAATTGAATCCATATTTACAAAGGTTTCGTAGTTGATGGGCGACTTTCGACTCAACCTCTGGTGCTACATTATTATCCAAAATaccaaatttcattattgtcaataataaatctcGGAAAACTATTGGTTCATTCTTGCTATTCAAATAACCATCCAAAGtcttgttatttttttgagaAAACTCTTGAAACTcttgaaaatttttgaaattccATAAAGTCTCTTCATCTCTGGAAGTTACAgccaattgatttatatcattaattgaaaaagttaAAGGCACATTGtacatcatcaataaatagTTTGTTAACCgataaatgataaatacTATTCTCGTCTGAGATTGCatgtttatattatttttgtatttcatctcatcattcaaattattggCAAATAGGGATGTACCATTATCATgagaatttaatttattataaagttcttcatcttcaccgttgcttgaaaaaaaaatcggtcccttattttttattgatgTCTTAACCAACGAATTTAAAGCGTTCAATTGACGAATAACAATATaaacattattttcattatctgAAAATAATCCATAAAGTACCGACAACGTTAGTGACTGGAGTAACCATAATGGATTACTAGACGGGCTTGTCTCCTTACCGTTCTTGTAATTCTTGTCATTACCAGAGTTTGTCTTTCTACTCTCTAGATAAATGTGTATTGTTCTTCGTGATGCTTCATAAAGATGTTCAGCATCGTTTTTGTTATTGGCCAACAAGGCTCCCACGGTTGCCACTAACAATGGCAAACAAACTCTAGCACTTTCGTTGTTTATATCTTCATTGCAAGTCATGGCCAtaatttcatattcattcaatttggAAGGATGTAAGAATGGAAAATGCGACAAGAATGATTGAATGAAAATAGTCAAATAgaattccaatttttcattagaAGGTATAGTAGGTGTCATTATTCCACTTATGGGATATTTACCTAATGCTTTGTTTATCATGTGTCTCATGTGATTagtaaacaatttattgCTAGAATAGTTATGCAACCTCATTTTATTCATCACTGATTGGTCTAAATGTGGTGAAGCGCCACTAGGATGGGATGATTGGTTATGAAGAACAAATTGgttgttttgttgattcGGTGAAACAATATTGTTTGGTGAGTTATAGTCATTAGCTGAAGAAGTTGCAGACACATTATTATCTCCATAAAACGAGTAACCTCCAGGCATAAATTTAGAAATAACATCTTGGCCTATGTCGTCAATGGTATGAAGGAAATTCAAGTCATAATTAATATGTTGGTTATTCTGATTATTACTggtattgttattattgaaatcacCAATTCTCCCAGTAATCCCTGGAACCATTTcattttccatttcttGTGTGATAGGTGATAATGGTTTGAAAGTTTGAATTGGATGAGAAGAAACCGCATTTGAAGTTGTCGATATAGAATCCATTGGAAAATTGAGTATATTTTCTGGAATATCGTAAAATGAATAACCATAATGGTCTTCACTTAACATGTCATTCCGCGATAATCCAAGCAGGGACTGATTtggctgttgttgttggtgatggtgatggtgctgttgttgttgctgttgctgctgctgctgatGATGAGCAGCAACACCATTTTGGATTTCTTGATTGGTAATTGTTACCGTTGGCATCATGTAGGAACCATCAAATGGAGTATTTAAACTGTTTACACTTTCAGATCTTGCTTGGCCCATGTCGGTTGCTGAAAACGTTGATTGATGAGAAAATGACCCATGTTGACTGACATTTACCGGAGGCGTTACATGATCTGCTGAAGCTGTTATAGAATTCTGGCGCATCAAGTCCGCAGCAGATACAGAATCAGATAATCCTGGAATATTTGGGATATTATTTAGCCAAGTGATTTCATTATCTAATGAGGATGGTAAAAATTGAGGTGTCGAGAATTCGACACTATCTGGTTGTGGATATATATCATTAAACTCTGGTATATTGATAGCATAATTTGCACCTGATTGAGCAGAAAATGATGCACCTCTTCTGGATCTTGTTGGTGTTACTGAAACCCCACTATTAGTGCTTGATACGATTTTTGTATCAATGACAGCCTTTTGACGTTGACCAAGAGCCTGCTTGTGCAATGAGCTGGAGTTTTTTCTCGTAGGGTTAGACGAGTTTTTCCTTGAtgtggttgttgatgatttagcTACTTTTGACTTTGTGGTGTTCGCCTTGGTTGGCTTTTGTTTCAGGTggaataaattcaaattgaacTCCGGTGGAGGGTCGGTTTTATCCTTTTTACCATTCTTTGTGGTTCCTCCAGCAGATCCCTCATGATCATTTTCGTCTTCCGAATTTGCCATTTCTTCATCGTCGTCCTCATCATCTTCACCATATTGggattttttaattgactTTCTTCTTAATCTAGTTATTGCGTCGGCACAGCCAGCGTGTAATTTCTGTGCATGTCTTAGTAATAAATCTCGACGACTAAACTTACGTTGACATACACCACAACTGAATGGTTTTTCCTTTGTATGTGATCTTTCGTGTCTACGTAGATGTTCTAACCGAGCAAAGGCTCTTGTACAGACTtgacaaacaaataaacgTGGTTTCCCAGAGGGGGTTGTACCAAATGCAGTCAATTCTAATGGGATATCTTTAGACTTCTTTGAcgctgttgttgttgtcgcattgttggttgttgaatttgttgaattacTTGGCGACATGGATGTGCCAGTATTTGTATTCTGTTTTTTGTGCTTATAATTCTTGGAAGCGTTTGCAGTATTGGTAGTTGAGGCGGGAATGGACGCATCTATTGTTGTGTTTGACATGGTTGTTGTACCAGTGACACTATCAATCATATCTCCGGACTCAGTCATTAAAACTGGGTtaacaaaataatttatgtATTGACTCTGGTGAGTTGGTGAAATCATTCAGctagttttatttttttttttttctttttttaattttttttttctttcttactacttttttgttttcttaaCAATTATTCTCTTTTTGTGGGTTGGGAGGATTTTATATTGTAACTGTTAGAAGTTTGGTCTTTAGAGACTTTGAAgcgacttttttttttttaatttgtttctttccTCCACAAAGACGGAACAAAAGCTTCTTAAAACGGTTCAAAATTGACCCTACCTTCAGAATATccaaattaatcaattctcAAAACTAAgcaattaatcaaataaaatgaaataattataatgaCTATGCAAGCAACAATGTATTGCAAACCAGtattaattatatattgTTTTGCTGGGGGTTTGATGATTTTCGCTGTGCTAAAAGTCGCAAATAAAGTTTTAATGTCGTGGGAGGAAAGATCTGCAGTGATAATTAAGACCAAAGAAGACAAAAAACCAGACAAAAAAACTCCAACTGTCTTAATGACGTAACACTGACACTAAAAAAACAATCTAAAAGTACCTGACAATAATTGGTAGTTACTGTTGATGTTGGGGTGCGTCGTATCGAATAACAAAAACCTTCGGTGTAGTACGAGGAGCCAAATTTTAAAGGAGGGAGGGAGAATCCCTAACGGATAACTAACctctaaaaaaaaattatattcttAATTTCTTCTAGCCGTTTGCCACCAGACCAAAGGGATTCAATAGATTAAGGACTGTATCTCTATAGTGAAGGAAGGTATAAAGTCAATGAACAAGCTAATATGGAGATTCACTTGTATTGAAAAAGGAACTTTGAGGAATATTTTTGGGAATTTCTTCTGActcacaaaaaaaaaacaccttgtaaatagaaaaaaaaaacaaaaagaagttGTAGTGGATATGAGTagataattgaaatttgacTGTTGATTGtgaaatttataattatatgGAGGAGTAATCCACGGCTAACTAAATGAGTGCTGTTTGTGAAGTATGGGgtaaattgataaaaaaaaaaatgtcaccacaggaaaaaaaaaaaagtaattaTCGCGGAACCGGACTTTTTGCTCCGCTCCGACACCTAATGGTTGTAAGTGATATCAGATACGAATAAAGTGAACTAGATGGATTCAACAAGTAATAGCGGTTGAATTGAACCAATAAGAAGGGTGTTTGTAATATCTATTTTGCTATTAAAACTTCTGGTGTGTAATGAAACAGCTATGTAACAATAAGAATCAACAGAATAATGGAGAGCTGGATGCCATGAAacatattaataaatacaGAGATTTGCTTGAATTAACCAAAGTAATCTTGACAAACACTCTGAACAACTTTCTCAAACAATTAGATAAAGTTCATATGACTTTTAGGTAAATAATTGGATACTCAATGGTAAGTTATTCTGGTTGttgcaaaaagaaaaaggaaactTGATGAATTATATAGAAGAAGATGGTTGTAAAAATGAGAACCAAATCTTCGAccaaatagaaaaaaaaaacaagacGGTGCTACATATTAGTGAAGATGTTTagaagttgaagaaaaCTCTACATTGGCCAATCATTGTCACCACCACCTttataaaatgaaaataataaatattgattgaaGTAAAgccaaaataaaaaacgAGAGGACCCTGAGGGgttaattatattatattatcaaCTAATGGCCTGTTTAATTGGTAAGTTCAATAGAGATAAAGAATGTTATTACCACCGTTGTCACAAATATCTTATAATCTATTTAATAGATGAAGATTGTATGGATTTGAATATTAACATGCTTTGGGTGGTTTCTAGTCCCAGAGATTTGCTACCAGGATTGGTTTTGGTTAGAAGATTcacaccaccaccaaagaaaaataggGGTCATGCTTGTGTGGTTGTGGGAATCAAATGGACAAGGAAACGCTGCTGGCTTTTGGATGTTACACTATCAGttagttttttttcagACAGTAGACATGAAATCTGTAACCGACATTTTAGACCAAGCATCAAGTGTGGGGTAAAagaatacaaaaaaaaaagcacaagaaagaaatagagAAGTAAAACAGACAGACAAACAAGAACGAGAAAACTTTTggattttcaaaaattaatcTACAAAACGATATGAAAGGTTGTGGTTAATGAAGCTTTTATAGTcgaaatgaatgaatgaatgacCAATATACTAATACTcaagttttattttgttggtGAGTGTATTGTTTCTTGGGTGTTTTCCAGATTTACGTATACTTTGCGAAAACCCAACAAAACGAATACTTAATTATTTGGGGAGATTCTTCAAAAATATAGACACAGACACATCTCTCTGgtacttacttacttactaTGCCACTTTAAGTATGTACTTGTTTTAccaattaatgaattatttatttattcgtCCCCTGGATCTAGAAATAATTACATATTATAATCTACAAATCACATGATAACTCCAGATAGTTATTaactaataatatcaaCCCCCCTAATGGTGTAGTAATTAGGATATGACCGAATATAACAGAACAGAACGGAGTTAATGaacaatcaaaaccaatattATCACAGacaattaaatattatatGTCAGATATTTGTCGGTATTATTTTTACCTTTACCAAAATAAATTGGCATTGAATAACTCATTGAACCCAACAGTcctttttttggtattagTATACTTCCAACTAAACTTCTTATTCTACAAGTAtgcaaataataatagtctACCAATTTTGAAAGCAAAATAAATAACATTACACTCTTGCGACAAGAaatggattttttttttttttttttgctttagTTATGGTTAAACTAATAAAGTATTAGTTGGAAACTGGGACTGAGAAgggtgttgttgttgttaggGTATCAACTAGTGTGGGGCAATATGGGATAACAAAAGGTGGAAGATAGAAGTTGAAAGTTGTAAGGTTGGttgaatttatatataGAATTTGCCCCTCCCCCAGATTAAAgccaatttttcttcttcttatattacaatttattattgttgtttattatcagtctaataaataatatttataagACGGTCAAATCTACGTATATTAGAGACattcaatcaaaaaattgtaCCAGAAGTTAAAACCAAAACGTGTATATCGATCATCGGCTTTATGAAAGTTTGGCATCTCATATGCCAAATCGCCGAGAACCACAATATGTGGCTACGCCTTgcatgaaaaaaattgtttcgGATAAATTAACCTTGAGTTTtgtttcattcattcattgaATTATCTAAGTCAGTAACTTTATATCCTCCGATGGGATTAATAAATActttattttaattaacCCCgatatatacatatatattctACAAAGCCAACACGTGTATGGTAAATAAAACCTTACCttgccaaaaaaatttttattcttgAAAAGTTAtacccccttttttttttttttttgattggattaatgataattacAATATGAatacatcaacaacaataacaccaaatgaatcaaatcCTCAAGAATATAATCTACAACCTCTAGAATTTGTCACgtcaaacaacaaagaaattCCATATCCcatcaataatgataattttcaCGAAGAGAACaatcattcaataattACACGATCAGTAACAACCACCACATCTACAACGACAAGATCTCATCAATCATCATTACATTTATTAGATGACCCCTCAAGATTCCCTGATGGTTGGAACAATAGAGCCATGATAACTTTATTTGGATCATTTTTAGGTATGATTGGATCATTAGGATATGTGAATTCTGGAGGAGTTATTCAATCATATATAtcagaaaatattttaattaatgattccCAATCTTCTATTGGATGGATTTTCctgatttataatttttttgccTTTGGTGGGATTTTAATTCTGGGgataatatttgataaatttggtTGTCGAataccaattttttcagGGATTATAATTATGTTTAGTGGATTATTAGCCACAAGTTTTTGTCATTCTTTatatcaattcattttggCTTATAGTATATTAGCTGGATTAGGGACTGCATTTGTATTTGGACCATTTGTTGCTTGTTTAAgtcattattttttacaGAAAAGAGCTTTGGTTATTGGGATTTCTTATACAGGAGGTGGATTAGGTGGAGTGATATATCCGTTAATGTGTCGATCATTATTTCTGAAAATAGGTTATGGATGGACTATGAGAATTGGAGCATTTATaagtttattttgttgtgGTATAGGTTGGTTATTAGTAAGTGATCGACATAAAGAGTTTTCACCAAAATCAGAGAAAAGACAAGAAGCTAGTTCTAGTAGTATTGTggatgttgttgaaaatgaattcaTTAGTataattaaagaaattttttattcaattgatttcaaaattctatataagaatttattatttacaGTATTAGtatttggattattatttaatgggattgtatttttaatttcaattgttcaattacCTTCCTATGCTATATCTCATGGATTCTCCGAACAACAAtcttatttattattagtagtattcaattcttttagTATTCCTGGAAGAATTATCCCTAGTTATTTTGCTGATCAAGGTTTGGGTCGATTTAATACTTTCtgtttaataaattgtttttcattaattgcCTTTGTGGTTATTTGGTTACCATTTGGTAATCATTTAACGGcattgtttatatttgcTGGATGTTTTGGATTTTCAAGTGGATCAGTTTTAAGTTTAACTGCTAGTCTTGTGGCTCTGATTGTGAAAACTTCTGATGTTGGTAAAGGATTAGGAACAGCTTTTTTTATACTTTCAATTGCTGATTTATTTGGTATTCCTATCGCTGGAGCAATCGCTAGTGGTAGTAAACAAAGTTATAACAATTTAGTATATTTTTTAACTGCTTGTGCTGCAATTGGGGCTATAGTTAGTTTTATATCTCGGTACCTTTATGGTGggtttaattttaatagaGTTTGatataataacaatagtaataaAAGTTAATACACGTAAATTGGTTCTGTATTATTTTCTCGTTTCCATTTTATAAAAAGTCTATTAGGGTGTCGTTGGATCTAGTAAATCCTTCTAATGTTACAGCATGCAATCTTGCCAATGGTCCTCTCATCATTACTTTCCATAAAGATCgtgataaacaaatttcaataatttcaccTGATCCAGGAGAAGGATGATCAATCTCCAGAGATTCAACAGattcattgttgttgtcatcATTTTCAGAAAGTTTTCTCTTCTTATCATTACCTCTCTTATTCGCATCTTCTTTAGCTTCCTTCTCTACTTCTTTAATACCTAATATATCATTTACccaatttgaattcatttcttttccattaataaaagtttttgaattattgaatccaacgaaaaaaagtaattctttatcatcTTTTAGAACGTGACTAAAATAATCTTTAAATACTTGATGTAATTTATGACATGCTTTATTTGTTACTTTTAATGTGGGTAATTTcgttgatttatttaaaatcaatttaatttctgattgacaatcaaaatctttagaatttaattcaaatattaaatctCTTGTCATTTCATCTTTAATATAAGGTCGATAATAagttaatgataattcaatattataatttgttgatggATTTTGTAAACCTTTACGAGatatatcatttaaattaatgACAATTTCATTACGATAAgtgattttaaatttaattaatcgttgttccaattccaaaaatCGATAATATCTTGCctctttaattaataattgtcGATGATCATCATTCATTATAATCAAATGATTACCTCGGAAAAATTCCAATAAATCAGCAAATAATTTACTTGATCGATTACTTACTTGCGGGAAAGTTTGTGGTGGAGGACGTAacatattatttttttcaataacattaatattatcaattaataaacgatcaaaattaattgtgAAAAAATTAGGAGAATTCCCAGGcatattaattaatgatttggGGATTCTAAACTTTTCATTACCAATTATAGCAAAATAatcttgtttatttaaatttttttgtaaattttttaatccaaaataaaaacaatcTAACCATAAAttcataaatatataatcattttcaatattaatcAGATAACCTTGTaaatgattataaattttttcaaatatttgtGGATCACGATCgaaaaataatactttttcttcattttcaggttgttggaaaaattttgtGAAATAAGATGGAGCAtctgatgataatgaaagtCCACTTAATCGATATAATCTATACCCAActtgaattgaatatattttttcatGAGGAAGAATTGGAGGAACTTCAGGATTATATTCCTCGGACGATTGAACCATAAGTGCAGCTTCTCTTGATGAAGGAGCAaaaggaggaggaggaggtgGAGAAGCTTGTGGAGCTTGTGTTGTATTTttagatgaagatgaaga is a window from the Candida dubliniensis CD36 chromosome 4, complete sequence genome containing:
- a CDS encoding uncharacterized protein (conserved hypothetical protein;~possibly fungus-specific), whose translation is MDVDLEKRTKVSRACDYCKKRKFKCSGVSPCELCTKKNIQCEFSIIDRRTIRRKNKKRTVRNKPVTNTIIGSHKISKDNDDNDQIDKQTLKLLTKKSNVPEQLQPLLTFPLHKLDNKLNEEEPEEDNDQEKNEEREHPQSNISLPSGSNSGSYNPRNPNHDGKESNKSKGRVFTTNATGFNIATTTTDERAGGGNQQSSSMPKKIIITRERYPPKVLYDGEGNLRYFGESSPLSFLFQCRSVFVDKIGDSNFTLENNDSLEVIEDSDESYEVIQVALPSRQILDDIIKIFYRNIQQAVYFVNIDFFKTQVIDPVYENYSDCTPGKIALVNLVIAVGLLYAENTNDPLVNLLQSPTMRSSAYFEFGFFLAKKHMTKGELWITEAFALAFCYYTSKQQRNSAWLMLGMAIRNAQALGLHRKFINESFRDHNYRTHRRRLFKSLYMLDRIHSVLLGRPLIIDDYDWDDFDSEDIYDLDSDKNPIKDPRFECIIQACKVSKLTGKVIRNYYLDGIINPYKAEKLAIELKLWSLSLPEYLQIDKIFRPETVNKMPLLTMHLSQLYSIVLLCRPFFMFVIMNKKHKKHSTKKANGENLQKRPKTRLETSMCNFCKATTKSSTLIIQMVENYIISTNKLKSARAESNGLIHTCLMASLIVGLSILFLENNGYSIEDGYSSSQLMKYLNSSKQIFKFFDRVNNALSMKFHNIIEKMQLALMNKFNLDVNGDRIINLNESQQGQHTHDIVPQSQPTVPPPPPPSQSQPQPQQTQPNGNIANYNSNYNNQDNTTMKAEVVTNLPTSFNEDYDRFIDTFGNLPNFYSSNHNYGNNSHQYQTNGVDYYNANNYHNNAQKHNGNNYSNHAMNHSPESVTSSTNLSSSSSSYSNPTYHQDPTKNNLTTDSLDVFMYNVELSDILYDVKPN
- a CDS encoding uncharacterized protein (conserved hypothetical protein), with product MACLIGKFNRDKECYYHRCHKYLIIYLIDEDCMDLNINMLWVVSSPRDLLPGLVLVRRFTPPPKKNRGHACVVVGIKWTRKRCWLLDVTLSVSFFSDSRHEICNRHFRPSIKCGVKEYKKKSTRKK
- a CDS encoding zinc finger-containing transcription factor, putative (Similar to S. cerevisiae ADR1), which encodes MISPTHQSQYINYFVNPVLMTESGDMIDSVTGTTTMSNTTIDASIPASTTNTANASKNYKHKKQNTNTGTSMSPSNSTNSTTNNATTTTASKKSKDIPLELTAFGTTPSGKPRLFVCQVCTRAFARLEHLRRHERSHTKEKPFSCGVCQRKFSRRDLLLRHAQKLHAGCADAITRLRRKSIKKSQYGEDDEDDDEEMANSEDENDHEGSAGGTTKNGKKDKTDPPPEFNLNLFHSKQKPTKANTTKSKVAKSSTTTSRKNSSNPTRKNSSSLHKQALGQRQKAVIDTKIVSSTNSGVSVTPTRSRRGASFSAQSGANYAINIPEFNDIYPQPDSVEFSTPQFLPSSLDNEITWLNNIPNIPGLSDSVSAADLMRQNSITASADHVTPPVNVSQHGSFSHQSTFSATDMGQARSESVNSLNTPFDGSYMMPTVTITNQEIQNGVAAHHQQQQQQQQQQHHHHHQQQQPNQSSLGLSRNDMLSEDHYGYSFYDIPENILNFPMDSISTTSNAVSSHPIQTFKPLSPITQEMENEMVPGITGRIGDFNNNNTSNNQNNQHINYDLNFLHTIDDIGQDVISKFMPGGYSFYGDNNVSATSSANDYNSPNNIVSPNQQNNQFVLHNQSSHPSGASPHLDQSVMNKMRLHNYSSNKLFTNHMRHMINKALGKYPISGIMTPTIPSNEKLEFYLTIFIQSFLSHFPFLHPSKLNEYEIMAMTCNEDINNESARVCLPLLVATVGALLANNKNDAEHLYEASRRTIHIYLESRKTNSGNDKNYKNGKETSPSSNPLWLLQSLTLSVLYGLFSDNENNVYIVIRQLNALNSLVKTSIKNKGPIFFSSNGEDEELYNKLNSHDNGTSLFANNLNDEMKYKNNINMQSQTRIVFIIYRLTNYLLMMYNVPLTFSINDINQLAVTSRDEETLWNFKNFQEFQEFSQKNNKTLDGYLNSKNEPIVFRDLLLTIMKFGILDNNVAPEVESKVAHQLRNLCKYGFNCLVHGIYEIKQYQEMKEVDTFKVLDYLTKFYPSNNGMGFNCFRLPANKDMEKIDYALLVSFTKISSLIDLKLLKEQSWLKNYDDLTQNYHRLLDAHSTANPLNSISDYDYLKLADCCISVLKLILFKVEDSNSNNKNQSKNDHTCESNNKINNNNNNNNESNGDQLISAFDTDFGYLNMDNNGNSKKEECSRFIDDELRYDKENTMSYFEKHINLDIFEEVEKSSNLIQAQMLFHAFAVLSIFSVYVMRKNDNNASPFANTDLIFELNHRYSMVLKLLERLESFLKLRYQTTGGGGGGGGGGGVNNNNNALSIKLEQEFTNLYLYNGNVLSSDHHNITTNTTDNGTKQNQHQSQDFGLEKTLYILKMGENVLNYIYDLNLKVCVFKKLGDSLSEIRKYLIDNEANLNG